A DNA window from Stutzerimonas stutzeri contains the following coding sequences:
- the rnhA gene encoding ribonuclease HI: MSDDWVEIYTDGACKGNPGPGGWGALLIYKGVKRELWGGEPETTNNRMELMAAISALAELKRSCKVRLVTDSQYVMQGIKDWMPNWKKRGWKTASKQPVKNVDLWQQLDEQVNRHEVTWEWVRGHTGHPGNEHADLLANRGVVQAKRQPIV; the protein is encoded by the coding sequence CCTGTAAAGGCAACCCTGGTCCGGGCGGCTGGGGTGCGCTGCTTATCTATAAGGGCGTCAAGCGTGAACTTTGGGGCGGCGAGCCCGAAACCACCAACAACCGCATGGAACTCATGGCTGCCATTAGCGCGCTCGCCGAACTGAAGCGCTCTTGCAAGGTGCGTCTGGTGACCGACTCGCAGTACGTCATGCAGGGCATCAAAGACTGGATGCCCAACTGGAAGAAGCGTGGCTGGAAAACGGCAAGCAAGCAGCCGGTCAAGAATGTCGACCTTTGGCAGCAGCTCGATGAGCAGGTCAATCGCCACGAGGTGACCTGGGAGTGGGTCCGTGGCCATACCGGTCATCCGGGTAACGAGCACGCCGACCTGCTGGCTAATCGCGGTGTGGTGCAGGCCAAACGTCAACCGATTGTGTAA